One genomic region from Strix uralensis isolate ZFMK-TIS-50842 chromosome 5, bStrUra1, whole genome shotgun sequence encodes:
- the ARL1 gene encoding ADP-ribosylation factor-like protein 1 isoform X2 → MRILILGLDGAGKTTILYRLQVGEVVTTIPTIGFNVETVTYKNLKFQVWDLGGQTSIRPYWRCYYSNTDAVIYVVDSCDRDRIGTSKSELVAMLEEEELKKAILVVFANKQDMEQAMTPTEMANALGLPALKDRKWQIFKTSATKGTGLDEAMEWLVEALKSRQ, encoded by the exons ATGAGGATTCTCATTCTGGGACTGGATGGAGCTGGAAAAACAACTATTCTCTACAGGTTGCAAGTTGGAGAAGTTGTTACCACCATTCCGA CCATTGGCTTCAATGTTGAGACAGTGACATACAAGAATCTGAAATTTCAAGTTTGGGACTTGGGAGGACAGACAAGCATAAG GCCATACTGGCGGTGTTACTATTCAAATACAGATGCAGTCATTTATGTAGTGGACAGCTGTGATCGAGACAGAATTGGCACTTCAAAATCAGAGCTTGTTGCTATGTTAGAG GAAGAAGAGTTGAAGAAAGCCATTTTGGTGGTGTTTGCAAATAAGCAGGACATGGAACAGGCCATGACTCCCACAGAAATGGCAAACGCACTTGGCTTACCAGCTTTGAAGGACCGAAAATGGCAGATATTCAAAACCTCTGCAACTAAAGGCACGGGGCTTGATGAAGCAATGGAATG GTTGGTGGAGGCCTTGAAGAGCAGGCAGTGA
- the ARL1 gene encoding ADP-ribosylation factor-like protein 1 isoform X1 codes for MGGFFSTIFSSLFGTREMRILILGLDGAGKTTILYRLQVGEVVTTIPTIGFNVETVTYKNLKFQVWDLGGQTSIRPYWRCYYSNTDAVIYVVDSCDRDRIGTSKSELVAMLEEEELKKAILVVFANKQDMEQAMTPTEMANALGLPALKDRKWQIFKTSATKGTGLDEAMEWLVEALKSRQ; via the exons ATGG GAGGCTTTTTCTCCACCATCTTTTCCAGTTTGTTTGGAACTCGAGAAATGAGGATTCTCATTCTGGGACTGGATGGAGCTGGAAAAACAACTATTCTCTACAGGTTGCAAGTTGGAGAAGTTGTTACCACCATTCCGA CCATTGGCTTCAATGTTGAGACAGTGACATACAAGAATCTGAAATTTCAAGTTTGGGACTTGGGAGGACAGACAAGCATAAG GCCATACTGGCGGTGTTACTATTCAAATACAGATGCAGTCATTTATGTAGTGGACAGCTGTGATCGAGACAGAATTGGCACTTCAAAATCAGAGCTTGTTGCTATGTTAGAG GAAGAAGAGTTGAAGAAAGCCATTTTGGTGGTGTTTGCAAATAAGCAGGACATGGAACAGGCCATGACTCCCACAGAAATGGCAAACGCACTTGGCTTACCAGCTTTGAAGGACCGAAAATGGCAGATATTCAAAACCTCTGCAACTAAAGGCACGGGGCTTGATGAAGCAATGGAATG GTTGGTGGAGGCCTTGAAGAGCAGGCAGTGA